ACTACTAGATGGTTccgaatattatatatattatcaacAAGTAGGGAGCTTTAATCCATTACTACAGGGAGATGAGCAGCTGACTATAAACCCAGAGAAGATAACATGGAGACACGGAAAGGTGGGAAGAAAATTCCAAATTTTTTGACATTCACAGAAATTTACGATGAAACACTTCTCTAAAGGGAACATAGCCCACTCATCTCTTCACAAGGCACACCCGTGTGGTGATGTTGGGCTCAATGATGTACTGTTCCGGAGATATGGTCCAAAAACTTTGTGAGCTAATTAGTTTGCTTGGAGGTGGTCCCAACTCCCCTCGTGGACTACTTCACCCACCTgaacatgaaaataaaaattgatgaAGCAGTGTCATCAACATTTCAGGAAAGCAATGGATTGGGAGAGCCGATACCGCCTCAAAGACACCAAGCAAACTGATTTACATTTCAATGTTTAGCCCTCATCTAGGTAAAGGTGCAACAGATTTAAAAACTGGGGACATTGTTGAGCTCAGCATCACTCTACCAATGTAGGAATGAATGGGGATTAAACCCCAGATGATATTTTGCATGTTCCTAAATCCACCAATCATGTAAGAATTTGGAATTTTGCAATACAGGAATATGTCTTGTCAATCTCTACCATTTTGACTGGTTTTAGCTTTTATTCCACATGGATCATGAAGCAGGGAGGGAATGGGATAAGGTGCAAGACACGATCCCTGGAACGACGGCTGTTTCAGGTGTTCAGTTGCTGATTGTAGAAATGGGGGGATCCGAActagttgttgttattattattattattattattattattattattattttaaataaatggataaatataaaaaaaactgagaaaaaaagGCTAATAGAATTCATCCCACTTCCATAACTATCCAGGTGAAAAGAAAGCAGCAGACGCCTGGTAGAACCAGGGTGGGAATGGTCATTTGTTTTGGCCCTCCACAGCCCGATAATAGCCTGCTACCATCCAGTCTAGGAGTGACATTTTTAAGCTCCAGGACTATGGTACCTAACTTTTCCAATTACAGGGGTAATAATGTGGAGGTTAGTGTCAGCCATTTTAGCTGCTAACACTAAGCtctggcttagtaatggatgaTGTCTATCAGACTGCTTCCACTACTAGGCctataaagtaaataaaaaaaaagataacacaagtgaaaaatatatcttattcaaataaaaacactgccacacccctcgttgaccattttattaaacaaaaatatTCGCTGGTGAGCGGCGTGATCCTCAGgaaactgatatctgaaaaaccaaAAAAGAAGAGACACACAAAAAAGGCATAAGCAGAACACCCagcattttgacaggtgttctgatccttacagtatgcagcatctctaCAGAGGTCTGCAGTCTGGCCCCCTGGAAGGTAAGTGGATATgctatgcatccccacttaacttcCAGGGGGCCAGATTGTGCTCCATTGGGCTAAACTAACATTCTGAGCCTTTTTTTTATCCCCAGGTTCCAATAGGTTTATGTTCTGAAGTTTGTTTTCCAGGAACTCGACGATCTCCAAAAGAAACCTATCACACCTGCTGCCATGATTGTATCCCATGTCCAGAAGGACATATATCCAATGTGTCTGGTAAATATCTCTTCCAGGTAACAAATTCTTTGTATGGAGGGGCTGCTTTAGTTTTAGGAACATTAGGGTATGAGTATTATAAAGAGATATTTAGGAGGTCagacattagggggggggggcagcaatcatGGCCCTCGCAACACACATAGATTAAAGTAATATTCCAATCTGGAGTAGTTATCTTATAGCCACAGTGTACACAGGATAGGACAGAACTACTATATCACAGTCTGAACACTAGGATCCCTCTCAATCTTTAGAACAGGGACCTTCCTCAGCAGTCAGATACTTCATAATCTcttaagcctctattacacgtgccgatggtgaggagcaagtgagtgccaacctcatatcagcgctcgcttgctccccatTCTCTACTTGCttccagcgctattacacgcaacAACAATGAGTTGGTTGGAGCAGGAGGGCCGCGGGAAGCTGCGGGAGGGGATCTTTAGGTCATCCGGGGAGCCTATAGAATATAGAAGCAGTCTGTtcccgccactcctattacacagagtgacagcCAGCAGACCGCCATTATCGTTGAAaaattcaacatgttgaaagacaaggaacTTGTTTTTACTTATCATAGGCAGTTTTTACTTGTCATAGGCTTTGCATTGATCACAGGTGTTCACTGGTGTATAAGATGAAGACAGGGGGCTATTCACCTGTGAGAGGAGGTTATAGACagtattttaaaaaattgtttttcaCTAAGTTTTACCATTAGTTATTATCATCACTGTTTCTTAGTAGATAAAAGCTGCGGCACTCACCAAACTAGACATGATTCAAGCCACTTGTCATCCTTAGACAGAACAGCAGTGGTACTAAACATAACTTGGGCCACACAGAGTTAACATATTGTGAAATTGTTGAATCTCTCCCACTTGCGAGATGTCCTGAGTTGTGTTCAGTACAACTTCTGTTCTAAGGATGACAAATAAAGTAGTTTGAATCGCATGCagtttggtgagtgccgctgcttTTATCTGCTAATGTGCATCTTTTTATGAACTTCACATCAGCATGCGCACCACCTGTGGATTACAATAAAGAGGATTCTTGTGTCCAGCATTGGCCAGAGGAGAGTCTAAACCTTTCTAGCAGTGACAATGATGGACATCTATGTGTAACTATATCATCACTGTATCTGACACAATATATATTAACattgcccccaccaccaccaccaacctcTCATTATCTTCTTATACAGTATTATGTGTGAAATGAAAAATATAGGATTCCTTCATAGATATTAAAACTTGGACCCTAAATAAAGGCCTATTTAAGACCATTCTCAAATTTGATGTTCACAATTAAAACATCTTATGAAATGATTCAGCCAAGGCCCTATAATATTATGTGACATGTTTTCTTACATCATTTCCAGGTAGTGAAAACTGCCAAAAGTGTCCTGATGGTCAATGGCCAAATGACGGAAAATATGCATGTCTTCCAAAAATGATAGACTTTCTCTCATACAATCAGGACATAATGGCTGCCGTGTTCTCCTCCACATCTGGACTATTTCTTATCATAACCGTCTCTGTATCCGGGATCTTCATCTCCTTCCTGGACTCTCCGATAGTAAAAGCCAATaatcgcagcatcagcttcattcTTCTTCTATCCCTGAAGCTGAGTTTATTCTGTGTCTTCCTGTTCATTGGTCGCCCAGATGATATAACCTGCATGCTACGACAAATCTCCACCGGAGTCACCTTCACTGTTGCCGTGTCTTCCATCCTGGCCAAGACCATTATGGTTTCCATCGCTTTCAAAGCCACCAGACCTGGAAGCTCCTGGAGGAAATGGATGGGGGTAAAGCTGCCCAATTCTGTAGTATTGATCTGCTCCTCTCTTCAGCTCCTGAATGGAGTTATTTGGTTGGGGGTTTCTCCTCCATCTCAGGAGCAGGACATGGACTCTTATCCTGgaaagatcatcattcagtgtaatgaaggttctgttggggcattttatttcatgttggggtatttggggtttctggcagcggtgagtTTTGTTCTGGCCTttatggtgaggacattacctgatatctataatgaagccaagtacatcaccttcagcatgctggtgttctgcagtgtgtgGATCTGCGCCATCCCAGCCTATCTGAGCAGTAAGGGGAAGAACATGGTCATGGTGGAGATATTTGCTATATTGGCTTCAGAGATTGGGATTCTGAGCTGTATATTCTTCCCGAAATGCTACAATATTATTAGGAGACCGGAGATGACCAGTAGGAGGCAGTTCCTGGAGAAACAATAATCCATGGACTGATAATACTTAGTACATTGGTAATAACATGGATTGTCCatcttatactgtacacatacaggaATCATAAAGAGAAGAATCCACAATATTATATATCTCAGTGTTAATTATTGCAGTAACTAGAAGGGTATGAACTATCTCTATGTTGAGGTTTGGGTTAAAATAAGAAGGGGCATATTAGATAAGTGAATGAGTCGCGAAAGGATCAGAAACGATGCTCCTCTAGGATGATAAGATCAGGTACTGGTTATTGGCTATTGGGTTTTTCTTACTTTATTCCCAGGTGACACATCCTTCTCCCTTTATCTTAATGGTGGGTGAGCAATAATTGACGGGTAAACCCTTGTTCATCCATCACTTAGACCTCCTGCCTTCCTCCCCATACAGGGGAACATTTTGCACTGCCAGGcactcctgtgttttctatggagagggagagGTCTctcgctgtggcttatctctgtCTGAACAAACATCATTTGAAGTAGTGGATCCAGACTGCCCCAGACACCTTATATTGACAACCCAAATCCAATGCTCCGACTCGGCTGATCAAAGtctaggcaatgttcacactacgtaagcttccggctgtagcgcgttccgtgaataagcggccggagacttacgtagtttgcgtacaatggaaagtatacgatctacggctgcacagttcacactacgtaagaacttacgccaggatcgtttGCGGCGCTGTAAAATATGAACcaaaccattgtttgaggacgaaaatgctgtaacttacgctcgtagcgtaacatgcggtcccgtacgtagtggtgatttcttcttttttccacttttctttgccgatccgaaaggttctgtggggtgtccggggctagccgaatttttgcaataactcCCCCCCCCAGTAGGTAATATCCCATATATAAGCAAGCCTTGCAGATAATTATTTGGTAGCAGTAAATAGCTAGGCCTCTTTGTTCCCCAAATTgctattaggcccctctgtagccCAATGTGGTAGTTAGGCCCCCACTGTGCATTTTCATAGTAGTAAAGCCCTTCTGTGACTGTTAGAGAACAACATGAGCGATGTGAAGGATTTTTATATGAACCTAATATCAGGAAAGGTCACAAGATGGGCAAAATCTAGCTGGGACACCGACAGTTTGGAATGCCATTACAGTGGACAATGGGTATTCATCAGGCTTATACAAAATCGCCTAGGTGCCTATTAACATCTGACCACTACAATGGACAAAGTGAGATGGTATGTGAGATTGACCAGGTGCATGTTATCAGCAAGCTCATGAGAATTTGTGCACAATAGGCAACTGAATAACCAACAAGTACGTGCGGGATCACCTAAAATGACCTATGCAGGACCAGCATGGGTGCCTTTGATGTGGGCCATAAACTTAGCCTGGGCGTTTCAGAATACTCAAGGGATGTGATGTCCTCTTATCTCCATTCCTAATCCTGTGTAGAGGGCAATTGGAGTGGCCATCTGGAATGTACCCTGGGTTAACAGAGACTGCCTCAGGCCCAGTAGACCACACAGAGTATCCAGAAATACAAGGACGCCACCCGCAGGATATTGAGGAACATTGCTACAAACTGGTGAAACGACCCCTATCTTATTACCAATAACCTGATTGGTTGGACTGTTTTAAGGAAGGCCGGAAATTACCTAAGGGGTGTAATTGGGAGTGTCTGTGGGTGTGAATGTGATAgcacttcatatactgtatatacagggccatATAGGCAAGAGGTATGTTAGGGTATTAGTCATGTATATATGttaggtagtgatgagcgaatactgttcgatcaaatagatattcgatcgaatagtgagatattctataaatattcgataagcgttcaaatcccccagctttcggttttaccctccaaatgttcaaatagatgtttttactAATCAAATTCTTGTTCCCATAGagtttaatgggattgaatattcgatccaatattcgaatattcgcgggatattcgtacgaatatcgaatattcgaatctctcactattcgctcatcactaatgttagGTATTAGATTAGATGTTAGGTTTTCATTAGGTATATAGATTGGTCATGTTTGTATAAAGTATATGTTATTTGTTTCATTGCATGTATAGTTTAGAGATAGGACATTGAAGGAAGTTATTGCCTGTCATTCTGTTATTCTTTTCTTTTGTtagcctttattttatttttattaaacttaTAATTTCCTGAAAGCTTTGATGTCTGGTCAATAGAAATAGTGCTAGGTAGCGGATATAGGATTCTACAGTGACCCCTATAAAAGGGATGTCACTCTCTGCCTGTAAATAgcaattaggccccctctgtgtatccatatGCTTGTTAGACCCCTCTGTAACTCCATGTAGTAATTAACCCCTCTGTGTATAAGTATGTTAGGccctctgtgtccctatatagtacgTACTGTAGATCCACGCCTGTGTATCCATAAAACAATTAGGGCCCTCTGTATCCATTTAAAGATTACCTCTGGgcatccatacagtagttaggcctctctgtgcaggtgtGCCTCCCAGTTGGTAGTATTACCTCTATAATTAAACCTCTCGTGTAGTCTTTCTGTTTTTTATTGATCACCCTTGTAAATAATCTTACCCCAGTAGGTAGGAACTCTATCTTGATAGTTACCCCCTAAGTGGGCTATATCCTCCATGCATGTAATCTCCCGGTAGTTAATCCCCTCTGGTCTCTATCCCCCAAGTAGTTATTATGTCCCATGTAGACACCCCTTATAGATAATCATATGCAGTAAATTATAGTTGTAGTTAGACttctctgtgcccacatatagtagttaggcctctgtgcTGTAATATAGTCGTAAGGCTCCCTCTGTACCTCAACATAGTAGTAAGGCCCTACTCCTTCTAGAAATTTGGCCCCTCCCTGACTTtttatagtaattaggccccctctgtgcatcttttgcaatagagagaggagaggagttgccagaggggccctgcccaagtGTGCTCTGCCTGAACAGGAGAAGTAGTAGAAGAGGTGAAAGAGATACACATACTCACGGATGACTGTTCTAGTCTTCAattgccttatgccccctagttgcggctacccgtcctaggtaagaaatacaagccccagtcgtcagttatctgggtgtagcaaacTCCAAGGAatacccagttgtcctgcactgtgcagtaggatacgtagacgtACAGTAGCTTTGTCCCATTGGGGTCAGTTCCTgcacgttttagagaggttcctggcatgggcaaggtgttCCCTGTTTGGTTTCTTCCCCCTTTGTAGcgattagcactgcatagttgtttTAGGGTTAATAAGAAAAACTTTGGACCTTCAGCCATTAACTAACTTCCTtccaccaagaactaactcctcctacaggggctatgttaatcctcctgtgagtggttggggctgagtgtgtgtaagaAAGAGAAGACAGGATATGACAAAGAAAGAAAGACAAGCACCTTCAACTGTGAATGGTTGAAACATAACATGTGACACATAACAATTAACCCTTctgctccttcagctgtgcatagtacaGAATAAAGAATAAAGACAGTAgtaacacctagtggggaaaacacaacaaCACGCCAACTCCCACTTGTGTAAACCTGAGGGAGCTACTTACTTAAGTGCCAGGAAccagcaccctgtgctgggacaccatAGTTACAAACTGAGGTTTACAGGAAAACATAAACATCTCTCCACACACAAAGCACAGCAACCCATTCAAGGCTACCAGTATTAAAGGACAACACCGCCCGTTTGTGTTTTTAGCTTAATGAACACTCATTGcaaattatataattttgtaatgcaTGTTAATAAGCTAACAGGCCCCATTCCCACCGTCTCCCAAACCCGGGGACATGGCTAGCAGGAGATTTAAGGAGGAATGgtgatatacactgtgtgtgtttttctttcttgtaacgctggagttgccctttaagaacTGTATGCAACTGGACTGTACAAGTGCCTATAGGCTTTTAGTAAAGGAGgtattgttacactgcctccctacctatctccctgttgtctggttcaTCTGCACCTCCCCATCATCAAGGGCCATCTTGTCGGACAGCAGTATCAGGGAATTACAGGTCCCCACCACcaaccaccttacacacaggtgcagccccctaATAACCTCTACAGTGGCCCCCAAGAGAGGGAGATCACAGCAGgaagtagtctgctcctgcaaaCGCCTCCATTCCCACCTGAGACCATGATAAGACtgtgagtaatggtgcgtttacacagatttatctgacagatttatctgacagattttggaagccaaagccaggaatggatttgaaaagaggatagatcccagtctttcctttatgacctgatccctgtttatagtctgttcctggttttggcttcaaagatctgtcagataaatctgtctgtgtaaacgcaccataatatatggctgggttcacactacgtatatttcagtcagtattgtggtcctcatattgcaaccaaaaccaggagtggattaaaaacacagaaaggatctgttcacacaatgttgaaactgagtggatggccgccatataacagtaaataacggccattatttcaatttaacagccgttgttttaaaataacagcaaatatttgccattatatggcggccatccactcaatttcaacattgtgtaaacagatcctttctgtgtttttaatccactcctggttttggttgcaatatgaggaccacaatactgactgaaatatacagtacgtagtgtgaacatagcctcagggtccatttacacagaaagattatctgacagattatctgccaaagatttaaagccaaagccaggaagggatttgaaaaaaggagaaaggctttcctttatgacctgatctctgtttatagtctgtttcaggctttgacttcaaatctttggcagataatctgtcagatattttttctgtgtaaattgacccttaggCTGCGATGCACCACAAGACCCATCCATCCTGCACCACTCTCACTCTGCAGCTCTCTAGTTCACACCCCAGCTTGCTGCACACACAATAAATCTTCCCAACTTTGGGCAACTTTCAAAATCCAGTCACCCATTACATGCCTTGCCTGCCAACCACCCTCGCCTTTACACTGCTGTGGACAATGAGAAACCTGGACCCCTACAGGCTGCAACCTTATTGTCGATGCATCCAGGTTATATCTGGGGGCTGACGATGGTTGAGTTATAGTCTGGAGGTCTTGTGGTGATTTCTTCAATAAGGTCATACCTAGTAGTAATATAAGAGACACTATGAGCACAGTGATATGTACAGGATGTCGTGCCACCACATGCGTTGTCTTGAGGGTTCAAGGAAACATAGGGCGGGTGCCCATGCACTGTAttcagcgcacacacacacacacacattcactcacatacacattcactcacacacacacaccttcatgATGGGGTGCTGGTATAGTGCAGGGTATGTTACAGCAGTCtatgtgtggtatcccaccatgggtgttgctattggttacatcc
Above is a window of Dendropsophus ebraccatus isolate aDenEbr1 chromosome 7, aDenEbr1.pat, whole genome shotgun sequence DNA encoding:
- the LOC138796438 gene encoding vomeronasal type-2 receptor 26-like, whose product is MAAVFSSTSGLFLIITVSVSGIFISFLDSPIVKANNRSISFILLLSLKLSLFCVFLFIGRPDDITCMLRQISTGVTFTVAVSSILAKTIMVSIAFKATRPGSSWRKWMGVKLPNSVVLICSSLQLLNGVIWLGVSPPSQEQDMDSYPGKIIIQCNEGSVGAFYFMLGYLGFLAAVSFVLAFMVRTLPDIYNEAKYITFSMLVFCSVWICAIPAYLSSKGKNMVMVEIFAILASEIGILSCIFFPKCYNIIRRPEMTSRRQFLEKQ